A window of Hirundo rustica isolate bHirRus1 chromosome 27, bHirRus1.pri.v3, whole genome shotgun sequence contains these coding sequences:
- the MAPT gene encoding microtubule-associated protein tau isoform X19 has translation MMEDHAPGQEKHFSSGYPLQIPVDDGSDEPVSETSDAKSTPTTEDATAPLVEEGDHEDQGGVEQHGEIPEGTTAEEAGVGATPNLEDHAAGDATQGRVDKEGTEADEKKPKGPEARAGSKTGSARAGQAQRNSTNATRIPAKTPTAPKTPPSSGRKEQKKPPPAAAKTEKAREPKKVAVVRTPPKSPASAKTRVQPSAAPMPDLKNVKSKIGSTDNLKHQPGGGKVQIVYKPVDLSHVTSKCGSLGNIHHKPGGGQVEVKSEKLDFKDKVQSKIGSLDNISHVPGGGNKKREKGKEDKSWTPSPDPAGLQALVLEPLTPTESQPPALHSAGEGTY, from the exons ATGATGGAGGATCACGCACCTGGCCAGGAAAAACACTTCTCATCAG GCTATCCCCTTCAGATACCAGTCGATGATGGATCAGATGAGCCTGTTTCTGAAACATCCGACGCTAAGAGCACCCCAACTACGGAAG ATGCCACAGCACCTTTAGTGGAGGAAGGAGACCACGAGGATCAGGGTGGTGTGGAACAGCACGGGGAGATCCCAGAAGGAACCACAG ctgaagaGGCGGGCGTAGGAGCCACTCCCAACCTGGAGGACCACGCTGCAGGAGATGCCACCCAAG GTCGTGTTGACAAGGAAGGGACCGAAGCTGATGAAAAGAAACCCAAG ggcccGGAGGCGAGGGCTGGCTCCAAGACGGGCTCGGCGCGCGCGGGGCAGGCGCAGAGGAACTCCACCAACGCCACCCGCATCCCGGCCAAGACCCCCACGGCCCCCAAGACCCCTCCCAGCTCCG gcagaaaggagcagaaaaaaccacctcctgcagcagcaaagactGAGAAAG ccagggagccCAAGAAGGTGGCAGTGGTTCGCACCCCACCGAAATCTCCCGCCTCCGCCAAGACCCGCGTCCAGCCCTCGGCCGCGCCCATGCCCGACCTGAAAAACGTCAAGTCCAAAATCGGCTCCACTGATAACCTGAAGCACCAGCCCGGAGGTGGCAAG GTGCAAATCGTTTACAAGCCCGTCGACCTGAGCCACGTGACATCCAAATGTGGTTCCCTGGGCAACATCCATCACAAACCAG GTGGTGGCCAGGTGGAGGTGAAATCTGAGAAACTGGACTTCAAAGATAAGGTGCAGTCGAAAATCGGGTCCCTAGATAACATCAGCCACGTCCCTGGAGGAGGCAATAAAAAG AGAGAGAAAGGCAAGGAAGACAAGAGCTGGACCCCGAGCCCAGACCCCGCTGGGCTCCAGGCCCTGGTGCTGGAGCCGCTCACCCCCACGGAGAGCCAGCCCCCGGCCTTGCACTCGGCTGGGGAGGGCACCT atTGA